The Ziziphus jujuba cultivar Dongzao chromosome 7, ASM3175591v1 genome includes a region encoding these proteins:
- the LOC107425324 gene encoding precursor of CEP9 — MEFIQVIYKCAFVLALIASHEIVTVHGRQLWPKNKQDLSKLTSSSTDAEQKHDAQAFRPTPMTQGKGGNSPPTTTKAHNQQVGLSDDESRNSGAEVHRDAFRPAPTIPGKGHGIGHSNEQVAVEAQGQNSNGRHYVAGDRENFRPTTPGHSPGAGHGMGNN, encoded by the coding sequence ATGGAATTTATCCAAGTCATATACAAATGTGCCTTTGTTCTTGCATTGATAGCCAGTCATGAAATTGTAACCGTCCATGGAAGGCAATTATGGCCAAAGAACAAACAGGATTTGAGTAAGCTCACTAGTAGTAGTACTGATGCTGAGCAGAAACATGATGCTCAAGCGTTTCGACCAACACCGATGACACAGGGAAAGGGGGGAAATTCCCCACCAACGACGACCAAAGCACATAATCAACAAGTTGGTTTGAGTGATGATGAATCAAGAAATTCAGGTGCAGAAGTACACAGAGATGCATTTCGACCGGCACCGACCATACCAGGTAAAGGCCACGGAATTGGACATTCGAATGAACAAGTAGCGGTTGAAGCTCAAGGACAGAATTCTAATGGTAGGCATTATGTTGCCGGAGACAGAGAAAATTTCCGCCCCACTACACCTGGCCACAGTCCCGGTGCTGGACATGGCATGGGAAACAATTAA